Proteins co-encoded in one Malus sylvestris chromosome 9, drMalSylv7.2, whole genome shotgun sequence genomic window:
- the LOC126634403 gene encoding uncharacterized protein LOC126634403 isoform X2 encodes MRRSAIKAANKELERIDAVFISYENASSGLIDPEGIERLCSDLEVDHTDVRVLMLAWKMKAEKQGYFTLEEWRVGLKGLRVDNVNKLKKALPELEKEVRRPSNFVDFYSYAFEYCLTEEKQKSIDIDSICELLNIVLGSQYHLQVDLFTQYLKIQNDYKVINMDQWMGFYRFCNEVILHVGRLFEHLLCFFSFSLLTTISHACPHIHY; translated from the exons ATGAGACGCTCAG CCATTAAAGCAGCTAATAAAGAGTTGGAACGTATTGATGCTGTCTTTATTTCATATGAAAATGCGTCTTCTGGTTTGATTGA CCCAGAGGGAATCGAACGTCTTTGTTCAGATTTGGAAGTTGACCATACCGATGTAAGGGTCTTGATGCTTGCCTG GAAAATGAAAGCTGAAAAACAAGGATACTTTACCTTG GAAGAGTGGCGAGTAGGTCTTAAAGGACTAAGGGTGGACAatgtaaataaattaaagaaggcACTTCCAGAGCTAGAGAAAGAG GTCAGGAGGCCATCAAACTTTGTGGATTTCTATTCCTATGCATTCGAATATTGTTTAACAG AGGAGAAACAGAAGAGCATAGATATAGACAGCATATGCGAGTTATTAAATATTGTTTTAGGATCTCAATACCATTTGCAGGTTGACTTATTTACTCAGTATCTAAAG ATCCAGAATGATTACAAAGTCATAAATATGGATCAGTGGATGGGCTTTTACCGGTTTTGCAATGAGGTAATCTTACACGTTGGTCGCTTATTTGAACACCTGCTTTGTTTCTTTTCGTTTTCCTTATTGACTACTATATCGCATGCCTGTCCACATATTCACTACTAG
- the LOC126634403 gene encoding uncharacterized protein LOC126634403 isoform X1, translated as MRRSAIKAANKELERIDAVFISYENASSGLIDPEGIERLCSDLEVDHTDVRVLMLAWKMKAEKQGYFTLEEWRVGLKGLRVDNVNKLKKALPELEKEVRRPSNFVDFYSYAFEYCLTEEKQKSIDIDSICELLNIVLGSQYHLQVDLFTQYLKIQNDYKVINMDQWMGFYRFCNEISFPDLSNYDPELAWPLILDNFVDWIQDKQSQC; from the exons ATGAGACGCTCAG CCATTAAAGCAGCTAATAAAGAGTTGGAACGTATTGATGCTGTCTTTATTTCATATGAAAATGCGTCTTCTGGTTTGATTGA CCCAGAGGGAATCGAACGTCTTTGTTCAGATTTGGAAGTTGACCATACCGATGTAAGGGTCTTGATGCTTGCCTG GAAAATGAAAGCTGAAAAACAAGGATACTTTACCTTG GAAGAGTGGCGAGTAGGTCTTAAAGGACTAAGGGTGGACAatgtaaataaattaaagaaggcACTTCCAGAGCTAGAGAAAGAG GTCAGGAGGCCATCAAACTTTGTGGATTTCTATTCCTATGCATTCGAATATTGTTTAACAG AGGAGAAACAGAAGAGCATAGATATAGACAGCATATGCGAGTTATTAAATATTGTTTTAGGATCTCAATACCATTTGCAGGTTGACTTATTTACTCAGTATCTAAAG ATCCAGAATGATTACAAAGTCATAAATATGGATCAGTGGATGGGCTTTTACCGGTTTTGCAATGAG ATAAGTTTTCCAGACCTTAGCAACTACGACCCTGAACTTGCATGGCCTTTGATCCTCGACAATTTTGTTGACTGGATACAAGATAAGCAGAGCCAGTGCTGA
- the LOC126634402 gene encoding deSI-like protein At4g17486, whose translation MLCKKSVCRSAIEEEEEDSGSVPVYLNVYDLSPFNGYAYWLGLGVYHSGVQVHGVEYAFGAHEYPTSGIFEGEPKKCDGFTFRKSILIGKTIVGPLEVRAVWEGLAAKYKGNAYNLVTKNCNHFCNDACITLTGNPIPSWVNRLARIGFLCNCVLPVTLKNLAKVHRIEDKADDGDKNKLTSQSNNVAISSNSPSSSPSSPSGTTLRRGRSRTRRPRPPSSPLIIASSSS comes from the exons ATGTTGTGTAAAAAGAGTGTGTGCAGAAGTGCcattgaggaggaggaggaggacagtGGATCGGTGCCTGTGTACCTCAATGTATACGATCTCTCACCTTTTAATGGCTACGCTTATTGGCTAGGCCTTGGAGTTTACCATTCTGGTGTACAAG TGCATGGTGTGGAGTATGCATTTGGAGCTCACGAGTATCCAACATCTGGAATTTTTGAAGGAGAACCGAAAAAGTGTGATGGGTTTACATTTAGGAAATCGATTCTGATCGGGAAGACGATTGTTGGGCCTTTAGAAGTGAGGGCAGTGTGGGAAGGTCTTGCAGCGAAATACAAAGGAAATGCCTACAATTTGGTCACCAAGAACTGCAACCATTTCTGCAATGATGCATGTATCACATTGACTGGAAATCCAATTCCAAGTTGGGTTAATCGGCTTGCTAGAATCG GCTTCCTCTGCAATTGTGTTCTTCCAGTGACTTTAAAAAATTTGGCCAAAGTTCATAGAATCGAAGATAAGGCCGATGACGGAGATAAGAACAAGTTAACAAGCCAGTCAAACAATGTGGCAATATCTTCTAATTCTCCTTCATCTTCACCATCCTCTCCTTCTGGCACTACATTGCGCAGGGGTAGAAGCAGAACAAGACGCCCACGTCCTCCCTCTTCGCCTTTGATTATTGCTTCTTCATCCTCTTGA